The Spodoptera frugiperda isolate SF20-4 chromosome 9, AGI-APGP_CSIRO_Sfru_2.0, whole genome shotgun sequence genome contains a region encoding:
- the LOC118271484 gene encoding mucin-2 isoform X17, which produces MRIAALIALVQLSLATAVSDEPKTLTAVELNRELSGDNVLSPFYESSEDAGVTFIRGSRAADSPLSPDIDVQCSGNYIDVTVEFADVFDGIIYSKGYLNDPKCKYVSLGNSQSRYSFRVPLNGCGSRPLCNACGTIDNVLVFQADDLLQGPQDFARKVSCARTSLEVSTGVTASREEHTLKLKPFMVDMLDVVAVEGPAGGVECWMDIQVGVFPNTTPLKNSIKIGEYLTILVYLKDVRNQFSLKIHDCWAYDNENYDGPSTNKIQLTDKNGCPKKKKLIDFWQKTTNTGKSGATLIAYSKVSAFRFPETDQVYLTCNVELCTNNCDSNCGTTEISTTIKPSQCYPGSRDPGCQRITVEPQLKCYPGSLDPRCPQQPTPTTPQLSELTTLRDRRISLPTVIADKYTTTTTPEPPRCFPGSTDPRCPKPTTPEPPRCFPGSTDPRCPKPTTPEPPRCFPGSTDPRCPKPTTPEPPRCFPGSTDPRCPKPTTPEPPRCFPGSTDPRCPKPTTPEPPRCYPGSPDPRCPQPPRPTTLTPPTYLPPVTPELKCYPGSSDPRCPQPTTPAPPKCFPGSTDPRCPKPTTPAPPNCYPGNTDPRCPKPTTPAPPRCFPGSTDPRCPKPTTPEPPRCYPGSTDPRCPKPTTPEPPRCYPGSTDPRCPKPTTPEPPRCYPGSTDPRCPKPTTPEPPRCYPGSTDPRCPKPTTPEPPRCYPGSTDPRCPKPTTPEPPRCYPGSTDPRCPKPTTPEPPRCYPGSTDPRCPKPTTPEPPRCYPGSTDPRCPKPTTPKPVCYPGSPDPKCPQPPRPTTLTPPTYLPPVTPELKCYPGSSDPRCPQPTTPAPPKCFPGSTDPRCPKPTTPAPPNCYPGNTDPRCPKPTTPAPPRCFPGSTDPRCPKPTTPEPPRCYPGSTDPRCPKPTTPEPPRCYPGSTDPRCPKPTTPEPPRCYPGSNDPRCPKPTTPAPPNCYPGNTDPRCPKPTTPAPPRCFPGSTDPRCPKPTTPKPVCYPGSPDPKCPQPPRPTTLTPPTYLPPVTPALKCYPGSTDPRCPKPTTPEPPRCFPGSTDPRCPKPTTPAPPNCFPGSTDPRCPKPTTPAPPNCYPGNTDPRCPKPTTPAPPRCFPGSTDPRCPKPTTPEPPRCFPGSTDPRCPKPTTPEPPRCFPGSNDPRCPKPTTPAPPRCFPGSTDPRCPKPTTPEPPRCFPGSNDPRCPKPTTPKPVCYPGSPDPKCPQPPRPTTLTPPTYLPPVTPALKCYPGSTDPRCPKPTTPEPPRCYPGSTDPRCPKPTTPEPPRCYPGSTDPRCPKPTTPAPPRCYPGSTDPRCPKPTTPEPPRCFPGSTDPRCPKPTTPAPPRCFPGSTDPRCPKPTTPEPPRCYPGSTDPRCPKPTTPEPPRCYPGSTDPRCPKPTTPAPPRCYPGSTDPRCPKPTTPEPPRCFPGSTDPRCPKPTTPAPPKCFPGSTDPRCPKPTTPEPPRCFPGSNDPRCPKPTTPKPVCYPGSPDPKCPQPPRPTTLTPPTYLPPVTPALKCYPGSTDPRCPKPTTPESPRCFPGSTDPRCPKPTTPAPPKCFPGSTDPRCPKPTTPEPPRCFPGSNDPRCPKPTTPKPVCYPGSPDPKCPQPPRPTTLTPPTYLPPVTPAVKCYPGSTDPRCPKPTTPEPPRCYPGSTDPRCPKPTTPEPPRCYPGSTDPRCPKPTTPEPPRCYPGSTDPRCPKPTTPEPPRCYPGSTDPRCPKPTTPEPPRCYPGSTDPRCPKPTTPEPPRCYPGSTDPRCPKPTTPEPPRCYPGSTDPRCPKPTTPEPPRCYPGSTDPRCPKPTTPEPPRCYPGSTDPRCPKPTTPEPPRCYPGSTDPRCPKPTTPEPPRCYPGSTDPRCPKPTTPEPPRCYPGSTDPRCPKPTTPAPPRCYPGSTDPRCPKPEPPTPSSCYPGSRDPKCPQPFAPASTNPPSTYLPPFPEENEIKSSRVSRLATKDTNEDNVNDYIDSFDFKRTEPRSRKVRDVFGSSESAAFATSGTAIIYIAMGSAVAMIMSITLAIYMYKKNKLRTASVNTTAQSPC; this is translated from the exons CTGTCGCTCGCTACAGCTGTTTCAGATGAACCAAAAACGCTCACAGCGGTTGAGCTGAACCGCGAGTTGTCCGGAGACAATGTGCTCTCGCCTTTCTACGAAAGTAGTGAGGATGCTGGGGTCACGTTCATAAGAGGATCAAGGGCGGCTGACTCGCCCTTGTCTCCTGATATCGACGTGCAATGCTCAGGCAACTATATCGACGTCACTGTTGAGTTCGCTGACGTTTTCGATGGCATCATTTACAGTAAGGGTTACTTAAATGACCCGAAGtgcaa ATATGTGTCATTGGGCAACAGTCAGTCTCGGTACTCATTCAGAGTGCCACTGAATGGCTGTGGCTCCCGACCTCTCTGCAATGCATGTGGTACCATCGACAACGTACTTGTGTTCCAAGCTGACGACTTGTTGCAAGGACCTCAGGACTTCGCTCGCAAG GTGTCATGTGCCCGCACTTCCCTGGAAGTGTCGACTGGAGTGACGGCGTCCAGAGAAGAGCATACTCTCAAGCTAAAACCTTTCATGGTTGACATGCTTGATGTGGTTGCAGTCGAAGGACCCGCCGGAGGAGTTGAATGCTGGATGGACATCCAAGTAGGAGTCTTTCctaat aCCACTCCACTGAAGAACTCGATCAAAATTGGAGAATACTTGACAATCCTTGTGTATCTCAAGGATGTAAGAAACCAGTTCAGCCTTAAAATACACGATTGCTGGGCTTATGACAACGAAAACTACGATGGTCCTAGTACCAACAAGATTCAACTGACTGACAAGAACGGTTGTCCCAA GAAGAAAAAGCTGATTGATTTCTGGCAGAAAACTACAAACACAGGCAAGAGCGGTGCCACTTTAATTGCCTACAGCAAAGTGAGCGCTTTCCGATTCCCTGAAACCGACCAAGTCTACCTAACGTGTAACGTcgag CTATGCACAAACAACTGCGACTCGAACTGCGGTACCACGGAAATTTCTACAACGATCAAACCATCACAATGCTACCCTGGATCGCGTGATCCTGGATGTCAACGCATCACGGTTGAACCACAACTGAAGTGTTACCCTGGCTCACTTGATCCCAGATGTCCTCAACAGCCAACACCGACGACACCACAACTTTCAGAGCTCACTACACTACGTGATCGGAGGATTTCGTTGCCAACAGTTATTGCCGACAAATATACGACTACTACCACTCCTGAGCCACCACGCTGCTTCCCAGGCTCCACTGACCCCAGATGTCCCAAGCCCACAACTCCTGAACCACCAAGGTGCTTCCCAGGTAGCACTGACCCAAGGTGCCCCAAACCAACTACTCCTGAGCCACCACGCTGCTTCCCAGGTTCCACTGACCCCAGATGTCCCAAGCCCACAACTCCTGAACCACCAAGGTGCTTCCCAGGTAGCACTGACCCAAGGTGCCCCAAACCAACTACTCCTGAGCCACCACGCTGCTTCCCTGGCTCAACTGACCCTAGATGTCCTAAGCCAACGACTCCTGAACCTCCACGATGCTACCCGGGTTCACCTGATCCGAGATGTCCACAGCCACCTCGACCTACAACCTTAACGCCACCGACATATTTACCACCAGTAACGCCTGAATTAAAATGCTATCCAGGTTCATCAGACCCTAGGTGTCCACAACCAACCACCCCAGCTCCTCCAAAATGTTTCCCAGGCAGCACAGACCCCAGGTGCCCGAAACCTACAACACCAGCACCTCCTAACTGTTACCCTGGAAACACTGACCCACGTTGCCCTAAGCCAACAACTCCAGCACCACCCAGATGTTTCCCAGGTAGCACTGACCCCAGATGTCCCAAGCCAACGACCCCTGAGCCACCACGTTGCTACCCAGGATCGACTGACCCCAGATGTCCTAAGCCAACGACTCCTGAGCCACCACGTTGCTACCCTGGATCGACTGACCCCAGATGTCCAAAGCCAACGACTCCTGAGCCACCACGTTGCTACCCTGGATCGACTGACCCCAGATGTCCAAAGCCAACGACTCCTGAGCCACCACGTTGCTACCCTGGATCGACTGACCCCAGATGTCCCAAACCAACGACTCCTGAGCCACCACGTTGCTACCCTGGATCGACTGACCCCAGATGTCCAAAGCCAACGACTCCTGAGCCACCACGTTGCTACCCTGGATCGACTGACCCCAGATGTCCAAAGCCAACGACTCCTGAACCACCACGTTGCTACCCTGGATCGACTGACCCCAGATGTCCCAAGCCAACGACCCCTGAGCCACCACGTTGCTACCCTGGATCGACTGACCCCAGATGTCCCAAACCAACCACGCCTAAACCAGTCTGCTACCCGGGTTCTCCGGATCCTAAATGTCCCCAACCACCACGCCCGACAACCTTAACTCCTCCCACTTATTTACCACCAGTAACGCCTGAATTGAAATGCTATCCAG GTTCATCAGACCCTAGGTGTCCACAACCAACCACCCCAGCTCCTCCAAAATGTTTCCCAGGCAGCACAGACCCCAGGTGCCCGAAACCTACAACACCAGCACCTCCTAACTGTTACCCTGGAAACACTGACCCACGTTGCCCTAAGCCAACAACTCCAGCACCACCCAGATGTTTCCCAGGTAGTACTGACCCCAGATGTCCCAAGCCAACGACCCCTGAGCCACCACGTTGCTACCCTGGATCGACTGACCCCAGATGTCCTAAGCCAACGACTCCTGAGCCCCCACGTTGCTACCCTGGATCGACTGACCCCAGATGTCCCAAGCCAACGACCCCTGAGCCACCACGTTGCTACCCTGGATCAAATGACCCCAGATGTCCAAAGCCAACCACACCCGCACCGCCAAACTGTTACCCTGGAAACACCGACCCGCGTTGTCCAAAACCAACAACCCCTGCCCCACCACGGTGCTTCCCTGGCTCAACTGACCCCAGATGTCCAAAGCCAACCACACCCAAACCAGTCTGCTACCCGGGTTCTCCGGATCCTAAATGTCCCCAACCACCACGCCCGACAACCTTAACTCCACCCACTTATTTACCACCAGTGACGCCGGCACTTAAATGTTACCCCGGTTCTACCGATCCCAGATGCCCTAAGCCAACAACTCCCGAACCCCCACGGTGCTTCCCTGGATCCACTGACCCGCGCTGCCCAAAACCTACAACTCCAGCACCCCCAAATTGCTTCCCAGGCAGTACTGATCCTAGATGTCCTAAACCCACTACGCCTGCACCACCAAATTGTTACCCTGGAAACACCGACCCGCGTTGTCCAAAACCAACGACTCCTGCTCCACCCAGGTGCTTCCCTGGCTCAACTGACCCTAGATGTCCTAAGCCAACGACACCTGAGCCACCACGGTGCTTCCCGGGATCAACTGACCCCAGGTGTCCCAAGCCTACGACACCTGAACCACCGCGGTGTTTCCCTGGATCAAATGACCCCAGGTGTCCTAAGCCAACAACCCCTGCTCCACCAAGGTGCTTCCCTGGCTCAACTGACCCCAGATGTCCCAAACCTACGACACCTGAACCACCACGATGCTTCCCTGGATCAAATGACCCCAGGTGTCCTAAGCCAACAACGCCAAAACCAGTCTGCTACCCGGGTTCTCCCGATCCTAAATGTCCCCAACCACCACGCCCAACAACTTTAACTCCTCCCACTTATTTGCCACCAGTGACACCCGCTCTCAAATGCTATCCTGGTTCTACTGACCCTAGATGTCCCAAGCCAACGACTCCCGAGCCCCCACGTTGCTACCCTGGATCGACTGACCCCAGATGTCCCAAACCAACGACTCCTGAGCCACCACGTTGCTACCCTGGATCAACTGATCCCAGATGTCCCAAGCCAACGACTCCTGCTCCACCAAGGTGCTACCCAGGTAGTACCGATCCAAGATGTCCTAAGCCAACGACACCCGAACCACCTCGATGCTTCCCCGGAAGCACGGACCCACGTTGTCCCAAACCAACAACCCCTGCTCCACCAAGGTGCTTCCCTGGTTCAACTGACCCTAGATGTCCCAAGCCAACGACTCCCGAGCCCCCACGTTGCTACCCTGGATCGACTGACCCCAGATGTCCCAAACCAACGACTCCTGAGCCACCACGTTGCTACCCTGGATCAACTGATCCCAGATGTCCCAAGCCAACGACTCCTGCTCCACCAAGGTGCTACCCAGGTAGTACCGATCCAAGATGTCCTAAGCCAACGACACCCGAACCACCTCGATGCTTCCCCGGAAGCACGGACCCACGTTGTCCCAAACCAACAACCCCTGCTCCACCAAAGTGCTTCCCTGGCTCAACTGATCCTAGATGTCCTAAGCCAACGACACCTGAGCCACCACGGTGCTTCCCTGGATCAAATGACCCCAGGTGTCCAAAGCCAACCACGCCTAAACCAGTCTGCTACCCGGGTTCTCCCGATCCTAAATGTCCTCAACCACCACGCCCCACAACCTTAACTCCTCCCACTTATTTACCACCAGTGACGCCGGCACTTAAATGTTACCCCGGTTCTACCGATCCTAGATGCCCTAAGCCAACGACACCCGAATCACCTCGATGCTTCCCTGGGAGCACGGACCCACGTTGTCCCAAACCAACAACCCCTGCTCCACCAAA GTGCTTCCCTGGCTCAACTGACCCCAGATGTCCCAAACCTACGACACCTGAACCACCACGATGCTTCCCTGGATCAAATGACCCCAGGTGTCCTAAGCCAACAACGCCTAAACCAGTCTGCTACCCGGGTTCTCCCGATCCTAAATGTCCCCAACCACCACGCCCGACCACCTTAACTCCTCCCACTTATTTACCACCAGTGACACCCGCTGTCAAATGCTACCCTGGATCGACTGACCCCAGATGTCCTAAACCAACGACTCCTGAGCCACCACGTTGCTACCCAGGATCGACTGACCCCAGATGTCCCAAGCCAACGACTCCTGAGCCACCACGTTGCTACCCAGGATCAACTGACCCCAGATGTCCCAAGCCAACGACTCCTGAGCCACCACGTTGCTACCCAGGATCGACTGACCCCAGATGTCCCAAGCCAACGACCCCTGAGCCACCACGTTGCTACCCAGGATCGACTGACCCCAGATGTCCCAAGCCAACGACTCCTGAACCACCACGTTGCTACCCTGGATCGACTGACCCCAGATGTCCCAAACCAACGACTCCTGAGCCACCACGTTGCTACCCAGGATCAACTGACCCCAGATGTCCCAAGCCAACGACTCCTGAGCCACCACGTTGCTACCCAGGATCGACTGACCCCAGATGTCCCAAGCCAACGACCCCTGAGCCACCACGTTGCTACCCAGGATCGACTGACCCCAGATGTCCCAAGCCAACGACTCCTGAGCCACCACGTTGCTACCCTGGATCGACTGACCCCAGATGTCCCAAGCCAACGACTCCTGAGCCACCACGTTGCTACCCTGGATCGACTGACCCCAGATGTCCCAAACCAACGACTCCTGAGCCACCACGTTGCTACCCTGGATCGACTGACCCCAGATGTCCCAAGCCAACGACTCCTGAGCCCCCACGTTGCTACCCTGGATCGACTGACCCCAGATGTCCCAAGCCAACGACCCCTGCGCCACCACGTTGCTACCCTGGATCAACTGACCCTAGGTGTCCCAAACCGGAACCTCCAACCCCCAGTTCTTGTTATCCAGGATCAAGGGATCCAAAGTGCCCACAGCCGTTTGCTCCAGCTAGCACTAACCCACCTTCAACTTATTTGCCACCATTCCCAGAAGAAAATGAAATCAAATCTTCTAGAGTCAGCAGATTAGCAACTAAGGACACTAATGAAGATAACGTCAACGATTATATAG ATTCGTTCGATTTCAAGCGAACAGAACCAAGATCAAGAAAAGTTCGTGACGTATTTGGTAGCAGCGAAAGTGCTGCCTTTGCAACAAGTGGCACTGCCATCATATACATTGCCATGGGATCAGCTGTAGCAATGATCATGTCAATCACACTTGCCATTTATAtgtacaagaaaaataaactaagaacTGCGTCTGTAAACACAACTGCGCAAAGCCCctgttaa